One stretch of Harmonia axyridis chromosome 1, icHarAxyr1.1, whole genome shotgun sequence DNA includes these proteins:
- the LOC123670895 gene encoding piggyBac transposable element-derived protein 4-like: MKDDKQLARGETDWKTSDSGLSIFKWKDKRSVHLLSNYHDPNLYTIVKRKEKNGTSIDVKCPRVLQDYNMSMGFVDKLDQLKTYFEINRQSRKWWHRIFFHFVDVAVVNSYILYRLIGEEITHKDFRRRVIDGLVAEKIVSLKRKRDNSPLEIKKHKPQVSIEVRLDSSAHQPGRGTRRRCAVCSTKINQVRTEWTCTICKVPLCLSKTKTCFQDFHSKA, from the exons ATGAAAGATGATAAACAGTTAGCTAGAGGAGAAACAGATTGGAAAACTAGTGATAGCGGCTTATCCATTTTCAAATGGAAAGACAAGAGATCAGTGCATCTCCTCTCCAACTATCATGATCCTAATCTGTATACAATAGTGAAGAGAAAAGAAAAGAATGGAACCTCTATTGACGTGAAGTGCCCTCGCGTACTCCAAGACTATAATATGAGCATGGGATTTGTTGATAAATTGGACCAGTTGAAAACTTACTTCGAAATCAATCGTCAGAGCCGCAAGTGGTGGCAtcgtatttttttccattttgtagATGTTGCCGTCGTGAACTCTTATATTTTATATCGCTTGATCGGCGAAGAAATCACACATAAGGATTTTAGGAGAAGAGTTATAGATGGATTAGTAGCAGAGAAGATTGTCTCATTAAAAAGAAAACGAGACAACAGTCCATTAGAAATTAAGAAGCATAAACCGCAAGTATCCATAGAAGTCAGACTTGACAGTTCAGCACATCAACCTGGAAGAGGCACCAGAAGAAGATGCGCAGTATGCAGCACAAAAATTAACCAAGTGAGAACTGAATGGACCTGTACAATTTGTAAAGTTCCTTTGTGTTTGTCCAAAACGAAAACATGCTTCCAGGATTTCCACTCAAAG GCATAG
- the LOC123673713 gene encoding piggyBac transposable element-derived protein 4-like yields MEYLPFTLKGLTHAELMEEIENIPSDAESIVDEDEADESEHPLRNEICIENLVQDVEDDISDDLWDYDDDIPLINLVQKQEHRIGNDSNILFPEWGITQAVNPAPPFEHNCGITDIVRNVHSKTPYAFFNLIFTDDLLQYLVFHTNLYATQEVKNFIPTTVSEMKIFLGVNILMGLKPLPSYRDYWSSSPDMHDAYISQFMSVNRFGWLLTHLHLNDNSLLPQKNQPNYDKLYKVRPFLGMLSVNFEKCLLPHENIAIDESMIRFKGRSSIKQYLPKKTIKRGYKVWCLADQSGYLYRFQIYTGKVGNVAETNLEERVVKNLTKGL; encoded by the coding sequence ATGGAATATTTGCCATTCACATTGAAAGGACTAACCCATGCTGAGCTTATggaggaaatagaaaatattccATCTGATGCAGAATCTATTGTTGACGAGGACGAAGCTGACGAGTCAGAACATCCCTTGCGGAATGAAATTTGTATCGAAAATTTGGTTCAAGACGTCGAAGATGACATCAGTGATGACTTGTGGGACTATGATGATGATATCCCTCTGATCAATTTAGTTCAGAAACAAGAACATAGAATAGGTAACGATTCAAATATCCTTTTTCCAGAGTGGGGAATTACGCAGGCCGTGAATCCAGCCCCACCTTTTGAACATAACTGCGGAATTACTGACATAGTCCGCAATGTTCATAGTAAAACTCCATATGCTTTTTTCAATCTAATTTTTACTGACGACTTACTGCAATACTTGGTATTCCATACAAATTTGTATGCTACGCAAGAAGTTAAGAATTTCATACCTACCACtgtatctgaaatgaaaatatttcttggaGTCAACATTTTGATGGGTCTCAAACCCTTACCTAGCTATAGAGACTATTGGAGTTCTAGTCCAGATATGCATGATGCATATATAAGCCAGTTTATGTCGGTCAATAGATTTGGATGGTTGCTCACTCACTTGCACCTAAATGATAATTCTCTCCTTCCACAAAAGAACCAGCCAAATTACGACAAATTGTACAAAGTACGTCCCTTTCTAGGTATGCTCTCtgtaaatttcgaaaaatgcCTTCTTCCCCATGAAAATATAGCAATAGACGAATCTATGATCAGATTCAAAGGTAGAAGTTCAATAAAACAGTatcttccaaaaaaaacaataaaaagggGATATAAGGTGTGGTGTTTGGCGGATCAAAGTGGTTATCTCTATAGATTCCAAATTTATACCGGGAAGGTCGGAAACGTGGCAGAAACAAATTTAGAAGAAAGGGTcgttaaaaatttaacaaaAGGACTCTAG